The sequence below is a genomic window from Thermodesulforhabdus norvegica.
GTTTATGTAAACTACGTAGAGATCATCCGTTCTGGGTTTGCCCTCAAGAACGATTGCCGCATAACCCAGCCGGGCCAGTACCTGAGCAGGCTGACCTCCCGCATTGGCTTCCTTGATTGTGCCCGTAAGAGGACTCTTGCAACCCACCGAGATCCTTCCCGTCATGGCTCCCGTGGTTCCACTAAGAAGCCCGGGGGCTATGACAAGCTTGTTTTCACCGCTCAAAGGATGACAGTCAGGCGGAACCTCCAGGGAAACAATCGCAGAAGTCAGCCCACGGCCACCAAAACCCTCATACTCCCCAAGACCGCTCTCCACAACCCTGGGTCCACCTTCCGCCCCCATGTCTATCCGTAAAATCTTCATGGCCTATTCTCCCTCATTGTGCCAAAGACGTTCATTAGAATCAGAGTGCATTCTCGTAAATCATTATGATGTCTTCCAGCGTCGCTCGGCGTGGATTGGTCAGTCCGCAGGCGTCTTTCATGGCATTTTGAGCCATTGTAGGAATGTCTTCCTTCTTAACGCCGAGTTCTTTAAGCCCACCGGGGATACCCACGTCACGGGAAAGCTTTTCAATGGCCTGAAGGGCTTTTTCGGCAGCATCTCTTGGTGAAAGACCTTCTACATTTTCACCCATGGCAACTGCTATGTCGGCGAACCGATCCAGTTTGGCAATGAGGTTGAATCTCTCCACGTGAGGAAGGAGAATAGCGTTACAGACTCCATGGGGAAGGTCGTAAAAGCCTCCCAATTGGTGAGCCATGGCGTGTACATATCCCAGGCTGGCGTTGTTGAAGGCCATACCCGCAAGGTATTCGGCATAGGCCATCTTGTCCCGGGCTTCTATGTCGGAACCGTTTGCGACGGCACTCCTAAGGTATTTGGAGATCAGTCGGATTGCTTGAAGGGCGCAAGCATCGGTTACGGGAGTTGCCAGAGTAGACACATAGGCTTCTACTGCATGGGTAAGTGCGTCCATTCCGGTTGCGGCCGTCAATGCGGGAGGCATCCCCATCATTAGAAGTGGATCGTTTATGGCTACATTTGGTGTCACTCGCCAGTCAACTATTGCCATCTTAACCTTCGTGTCGGTATTGGTGATTATGCAGAATCGGGTCATTTCGCTTGCCGTTCCCGCCGTGGTGTTTATGGCTATGAAAGGAGGCATTGGTTTTGTGGCTTTGTCGATTCCCTCATAGTTGCGGATATTTCCTCCGTTCGTTGCAAGAATACCGATACCTTTCGCGCAGTCGTGTGAACTTCCTCCTCCCAGTGATATGATCATGTCGCAACCGTTGTCTTTAAAAACCTTTAATCCGTCGTGTACGTTTTTATCCGTGGGATTGGGAACCGTCTCATCAAAAACCACAACGTCTATCCCTGTGTCTTCTTTAATGAGAGACCTTATCTGGTCGGTTAGGCCTGCCTTAGTGAGTCCCTTATCGGTCACCAGAAGGGGCTTCTTACCGCCGAGCACCTTGATCTGGCGACCGACTTCCTTGTGAGCCCCAATTCCCATAAGTGTGACTGTGGGAATGTAAAAACCGTAAACTTGCTCTTTAACTGCCATGGTTCAACCTCCTGCCTTGTTGTTGGGGTTAGTGTTCTTTGAAATGACCGGGTTGCCTCATATAGGGATACCAAAAACCGTGCCGTTAGGGTTTTTGTAGGCGGTGCTTGTGGATTGGCCGTTTTGTCAACGACCTTGGGGGAAGGTTAGTGTGTAAGATTGACCCACAGGAGGTTATCGGGTTTTTTGAACGCTTATTCTAACTT
It includes:
- a CDS encoding aldehyde ferredoxin oxidoreductase N-terminal domain-containing protein, whose product is MKILRIDMGAEGGPRVVESGLGEYEGFGGRGLTSAIVSLEVPPDCHPLSGENKLVIAPGLLSGTTGAMTGRISVGCKSPLTGTIKEANAGGQPAQVLARLGYAAIVLEGKPRTDDLYVVYIN
- a CDS encoding iron-containing alcohol dehydrogenase — translated: MAVKEQVYGFYIPTVTLMGIGAHKEVGRQIKVLGGKKPLLVTDKGLTKAGLTDQIRSLIKEDTGIDVVVFDETVPNPTDKNVHDGLKVFKDNGCDMIISLGGGSSHDCAKGIGILATNGGNIRNYEGIDKATKPMPPFIAINTTAGTASEMTRFCIITNTDTKVKMAIVDWRVTPNVAINDPLLMMGMPPALTAATGMDALTHAVEAYVSTLATPVTDACALQAIRLISKYLRSAVANGSDIEARDKMAYAEYLAGMAFNNASLGYVHAMAHQLGGFYDLPHGVCNAILLPHVERFNLIAKLDRFADIAVAMGENVEGLSPRDAAEKALQAIEKLSRDVGIPGGLKELGVKKEDIPTMAQNAMKDACGLTNPRRATLEDIIMIYENAL